Genomic segment of Candidatus Zixiibacteriota bacterium:
CTCCATCATCGGAATATTGCCGATAGGGACCATCGGTTTGGGGATATTTATGGTAAGAGGGCGGAGGCGGGTGCCGAATCCTCCCGCCATAATGATTGCCTTCATAGTAATCTCCCTTTAGTGGCGAAGCATTCCATATACTAAGTCTAATCGGTGATTTTTGCGGTTTCTTTGAACCAGTTTAATATATCAAAAAAGTCGCTATATTCAATAGCGGGGAATTGGTGTTGTCGGCAATAGGTCAAAAGGTCGCCGCGGGCGAAAATGGTATCGGACTGCGGCAGGGCGCAGATATCGGAGAGCCCATCGCCTATGAATACGACTTCGACCGCTTCTCTCGCCGCGCCGACAATTTCCTTTATCCGAACACCTTTGCAGGAGCCACAGCGGGGGCAACCGTCATTGCGATACGGGAATTCAATGCGCAGCCGGTTCCTGTCAAATATTGCCCGGTTGGCGCGATGGGGAATCTGCTCCAAATGAAACTTGCGAAGAATATAATCGATATAGAAATCGAGGCCGTCCGAGAGGATATAGAAAGGAATACCATGATAGGTCAATTCCTTGTATGTCTCCAGGGCGCCGGGCGAGAGTTCGAATTGATTCAGGAACACTTTGATGTCGT
This window contains:
- a CDS encoding NDP-sugar synthase — its product is MKAIIMAGGFGTRLRPLTINIPKPMVPIGNIPMME
- a CDS encoding MtnX-like HAD-IB family phosphatase, with the protein product MKSDLVVFSDFDGTFTAKDIGNRIYTHFSGGRNRQLVEDWKKGLITSRECLTRESELITATADDIKVFLNQFELSPGALETYKELTYHGIPFYILSDGLDFYIDYILRKFHLEQIPHRANRAIFDRNRLRIEFPYRNDGCPRCGSCKGVRIKEIVGAAREAVEVVFIGDGLSDICALPQSDTIFARGDLLTYCRQHQFPAIEYSDFFDILNWFKETAKITD